Part of the Anomaloglossus baeobatrachus isolate aAnoBae1 chromosome 1, aAnoBae1.hap1, whole genome shotgun sequence genome, GCAATTCTGCTGTCTAAATTTACAAATTAAGAACCTTTCATAATAAGGATACTGGTATCAATCAAAATATCCTATAAAATGCAATGCACTTCCATAACAGCAGATCTGTATGAATATAGTTCCTACAAAACAAAAATTGGAGAACAGaagcaaaaaaacaaaagaagCTGCCATATCATTCAATTATTAAGAAATAATGCATAAAGAATCAGggcatatatattatacattacacAGAAAACACATACATCATTTGCACTGAAATATTTTTGGCAAGGCCATAAATAGCATTTTCCCCCCATTCGTTTGCAGAACTTCTTTGTAAGATTCCCATTTCTGAATAATCCACTGCGTTCAAGGTGTCTTCCCACTTAAAACCTAAAGTACGCTCAGCATGTAGAGGGAACTTATCTGCAAATAATCACGTTTGGTAACGTCTCTCCGGCAAGAACCAGTAAGCGACATTGCATGAAATAACAATCTGGTTCCAGAGTTACCATCAGCAGATAAAGCACCATATAATGAATGGTTTCTTACGCCTTCGTGGCAATCAGTTCCAAAATTGAATTTCTTAGAAATTATCTTCAGACGTGTCAACGTCCCATCATTAAATATTGTCATCATCTAACATTTTGTTCACACCTTCACAAAGTCTCTGAAGATGGTTTTTGTAAGGTCCAAAAGGGTTGTATAGAGCTGCCAAAAACTCACAATTTGAGAAGTGATCAAACACATTGTCGATACGTCCATGAGACTTTGCAGTGAGATGACGCTGGATCACCTGATGAAGTAACTCCCGACACTCATTTAACAATTTTGAGAGCACATTGCGGTCGAATGTATATTCCACTTGATGGAAGCTGACCACAGTCATGGCCAGCTGGTGGACTTTCCTCTTGAACTTTTCCATAAGTGCAATCTCTTCCTGGTTGAACTGATTATTTCTATACAGGACTGCCAGCTTTATTACTGTCTTGATGAGGTTCTTTATAATTTTTTCTGAGTCTTTCTTGCTTTCGGTGAATTCTCTGGTTGCTTGATAGAGCTCATCCAACACTTCTCCACTGGTGTCATCAATCAAAGAGGTTGCAATGTATTTTGAGGAAGCCATCTTACCAAGAATTTTCTTCTGGGCCTGGACAGCCAGATATTTGGAACTGAAAAAATCTGTCGccactgaaaagaaaaaaaaaagtaggaaAAGTTATTATACTAGTTATGTTAGTTGTAGGTATTTCATATTTTAATACAGATGATAAAACATATAAGCTAAAAGCAATTTAAGCAAATTGGGACCTCAATGGTCCGAACTTCACCTATCAGCACGTGATAGCATCTTCCAGCAATATCCCAGATATTGGAATAGCACCCTTTAGGCAACCTCAGTGTTCTAAAACAGGAATAAGCACAATAACGTAATAAAAGTTAAATGGAAGCTATCACCACTTTGAgcatttaaactgttaatatgggcaaacAGGTTATAGAAAGCTGAAAAATGGCATGCATGTGtagctcatatcagatgccttgatgTTGAAATATCTTTtagcactttatgtaaatgagctcttccaggctatggggtagaTGCTGCCTGGAAGTTAACTTCGCCTTCAGAGATTATTTTAAGTAAAATTTAGATTTACCagagtgatgtgtgatggccgctctttctgcagagctgtgtgtgattataaagcctaagccacatggcgagaaaatcggtgctagtggagtgcgataaaacattgcattcattccactcggactaattctaccctgtgtgtcagcacccatgagtgattattttctcagccctaatcggaccgaaaaaacaattgcagcatgctgcgactgtaatgcgagactcttttctctcgcacccattcaagtgaatgggcgagagaaaaatcgcaccgcactcgcggtacatcggtgtaccacgcgtgcaaagcgagaattgcaatagccggctacggaggagagagggagatgaatccctccctcccctcctccgtgccggcccgcccgtccgcagcgccggccctcacctcctgagtgccggcccgccccccgaagctgaggtccgctcgcacagtcggacctcagacgcagggatactagcatgacactcggatcctgctgtgctgccagcgcaagccgagtgccatgcgagcatcatagtagtgccccatgtggccccgggcTAACTGACACTTCTGTagattcctctcagcttcagcctccagctcaCAAACAGACAGTGTTGCCacattgttgcaatgaagcagagctcagggtgCTGCAAAAAAGGTTTTTGAAAGATgtcaaatttaatttctcctgttctgtgtcagttccTTGTCTCACCCTGGTAACGTCCCTTTTACTTAAAATAATGTCTGGTggcagagttatcttccaggcagcatccaccccatagcctggaagaacacatttatataaagtgataaaagatgatattttaACAAAAAGGCATCTGATACGAGACATAAAGGTATGGATTTTTTTCAGCGCTCTATAACctctatgcccatattaacagtttaaaaaggtcaaagtggtcacagattccctttaaataataaaaaaaacccggtGAATTAATAGTCTTATATTTCACTCCAAATCCTCCACACCATCGGACTATTTTGAAACTTGAAACTATTTTACATTGATGCATTTAAAGAATGCTGCCGTATCACAAGAGTCTATTGAATCAAATCCACATAACGATTAGCTATTATTAGATTTGTCAGCCTATTCCCTCCCCTATCTGCTGTTGAACCTACAATAAAAACTTCTGTGCAGGGGTGAACCTTCTCAGGTAAATGAAGATGCAAGTGTGCAACCATGAAAGTCAAGTACATCAATCGCTATCCTGCGTCACTTGCCATCTTTGGATTACTTCCACCTCTCCGCAAATCTCTTGCTATGTCCTTGTTTACATTTTAAATTGTTTTAAGAGAAGGATCTGTTTCCTATTGTTTCTTCATACCAAGTAAGTCACGGGTCATATTTCAAAATATTGAGTCATCAGTTTTATTATATTTCCTTAattacaaaataacaaaacaaatatTATTTATTTGGGAAGAGTGAATCAATTAAATGCAAATCAAATTTGTGCTGACTTTTTAGAGTGTAAATGGGAAAGTTTCTCCTTGAGAGTTCCCAGGCAGCGTAAGGAGACTTATCAGccgtgtagtgctcctctggaaaTTTAAATCTGCATGTAACAAGGCTCATTATATGATCgatattgatttttaggattgctagCCTCAATAGGTCTGACGAGAGTTCTAGTCCTCTTCCTCAAGAAGATATTTACAtattgaatttttaggaatttacTGAACCAGGTTAATTTTAACAATTTGTGAAATCACTTAAATTGTCCTCTGacattttacacattgcagaagattgcatcagtaAGAAAAGGCTCACATTAACTTAGGTGGGCTTCCACACAATACCTTGCAGTTATCACACCACATGGTAaatcaggagggactatcataGCCTATATAAAAGCAGAGGtaggaaatgcagcagccattttgcaGTGAATCTGCATACTTAGAGGGCTTTACAGCTCAGTTATAGAGATAGGGAGAGAAAGCATAACACACTTTAAAAACTACACCTATAATGTGTGACAGCATAGAAATAAAGAAAATTAGGGCGTAAGGAAGAGAGCATACTGTCATACATGTATTTCAGGGCAATTGGAGGCTTTAAAACACTTTTGATTCGTAGCCAATTGTATTTTTGGGGGAAAATTTGCCAAAGTCAAATTTCAAAAGACTTACTCATCTCTACTAATCACTCAATCTCCTAACAATCCAGTGgggactgttgtgaatacattttccagtttggggctccctcttgtggtcagtgctggcggtgcagttgacttgctgaatgggagccagacacctgtggaggactgacaATCGGGTCATTCAGATTGGACCTATATAACGGAGTAGGTTTTTCCTGTTCCTtgacggtgctcaatgtatctcatgTGTGCTAAGAACACTCTGAAACCAGCTcctctctctaccagaactcctctcagataagttggtctttgtacctctgcttattgttttcactttcttgtagttttttttgtttgttttgatactaatgattgattcctgattttgcctgtgtggagttcttggtggagttggatcattccctgctgggagtgtctgtatacctagctccCTGTTTTGCTATGTattatgttttgtcatgcttggtattaaattcagtccctcacctATATTAGagtttttttggatcccagtaacaccagagtactgatatagtgggggagagcctgtgtagacTCAGGACTATTCCATATCAGGCATGctgagatttatttatttttaacggctgcagacagtgctctttcctatcctttcctatacagatagATTGGGCCTCATCTTTTTTTAATCTGTTTTCtaactatgtattgtgttttcttatttcACCGTAGTTTTTACATGTGGGGGACTATCTATatgtttggggattgctccgaggcagattagcttttctaatatttctctctgtaagaatatttagttctccggctttgttgaggcgactaggtcatcgtaggcttcccccacggctacttctagttgtgtctcAGTATTATGGCTCTTTTCCACTCGCAATTTCCTGGTGCGAGTGTGATCCGATAAAAAATCTGATTGCACTCGcatcagtgttaatcaatgagacagtttcctctgtccagttttttctccacacgaatcaggCTCTtggtacaatcgcagcatgctgcattttgcaccgagactcggctcacgtgtgtgtaaaatcgcactgcacgcacatgttatgtgactgcagtgcggtgcacgcagagacagacaatggaggagatggggagaaagtgctccctccctcttctccgctcctgtgatgtgatctcaagatcgcatcacagtcgcatgaccctcggcttacACCACagatgagggtcattagcatattactTCCGATGCTCCCGCATCTGAAGCGGtatgcaagtggacaagagcctttaggtctgcagtccgttaaggttccagccactctggttactttttgggtttccgcatctttgtcctttttctgatcctcctcggtcactgaatcataacaggtgaCCCTCCTGTTGTGCTTCTGATCTTTATTGACATGTAACCACTGTAGATATTTTGTGGCACTAGCAGTAGGATTCTTGGCATCACAGCTCATCAGTATTCTTCCGTTAATAAGGAACTAATGTTACTCTCTGGGGCCATGAACATGGATGTATtcaatatacagtggggaaaataagtatttgatacactcttgattttgcaacttttcccaccaacaaagaatggagaggtctgtaatttttatcatatgtacactttcaactgtgacagacagaatcaaaaaagtaatccagaaaatcactttatATGATATGTAAATAACAAATTTGCATttaattgcatgaaataagtatttgatcaccaaccaaccagcaagaattacgGCTCTCACACATCTGTTATTTTTTATTAAGAATCCTTCCTACTCTGCACTCAGTACCTGTAATTACACCTGATTGAAAccagttacctgtataaaagacacctgtacacacgttcaatcaatcacactccaacctgt contains:
- the TNFAIP8 gene encoding tumor necrosis factor alpha-induced protein 8 isoform X2 translates to MLKSLATDFFSSKYLAVQAQKKILGKMASSKYIATSLIDDTSGEVLDELYQATREFTESKKDSEKIIKNLIKTVIKLAVLYRNNQFNQEEIALMEKFKRKVHQLAMTVVSFHQVEYTFDRNVLSKLLNECRELLHQVIQRHLTAKSHGRIDNVFDHFSNCEFLAALYNPFGPYKNHLQRLCEGVNKMLDDDNI
- the TNFAIP8 gene encoding tumor necrosis factor alpha-induced protein 8 isoform X1, whose product is MSSESDEAKEVATDFFSSKYLAVQAQKKILGKMASSKYIATSLIDDTSGEVLDELYQATREFTESKKDSEKIIKNLIKTVIKLAVLYRNNQFNQEEIALMEKFKRKVHQLAMTVVSFHQVEYTFDRNVLSKLLNECRELLHQVIQRHLTAKSHGRIDNVFDHFSNCEFLAALYNPFGPYKNHLQRLCEGVNKMLDDDNI
- the TNFAIP8 gene encoding tumor necrosis factor alpha-induced protein 8 isoform X3, with product MATDFFSSKYLAVQAQKKILGKMASSKYIATSLIDDTSGEVLDELYQATREFTESKKDSEKIIKNLIKTVIKLAVLYRNNQFNQEEIALMEKFKRKVHQLAMTVVSFHQVEYTFDRNVLSKLLNECRELLHQVIQRHLTAKSHGRIDNVFDHFSNCEFLAALYNPFGPYKNHLQRLCEGVNKMLDDDNI